One segment of Tamlana crocina DNA contains the following:
- a CDS encoding LytTR family DNA-binding domain-containing protein produces MMINTLIIDDEQHCIDALLKLTSKYSDVFNVVKTCTNVKNAVETTNALNPDLVFLDVEINNQTGFEYLQKVRHLNFMVVFTTAYSKYAVKAFKFAALHYLLKPIDFDDFDEVVNRLKSQKSTDDVNKKIDTLLYNLKEDPAKKRISINTANECVVLDVSNIIYCEAKVNYTDIYIENGKKITSSKTLKRFEEMLKESGFYRVSQSCLVNLSHVKKYTKTKPPYAVMSNAEKVKVSLSSKEGFLKQLINL; encoded by the coding sequence ATGATGATTAATACATTAATTATAGATGATGAGCAGCATTGTATTGATGCTTTGCTAAAATTAACCAGTAAATACAGTGATGTTTTTAATGTTGTAAAAACATGCACAAACGTTAAAAATGCGGTTGAAACAACAAATGCGCTAAACCCAGATTTAGTTTTTTTAGATGTTGAAATTAACAACCAAACGGGGTTTGAGTATTTACAAAAAGTAAGGCATTTAAATTTTATGGTTGTTTTTACCACGGCTTACAGTAAATACGCTGTAAAAGCATTTAAGTTTGCTGCGCTACATTATTTATTAAAACCTATTGATTTTGATGATTTTGATGAGGTTGTAAATAGGCTGAAATCTCAAAAATCTACTGACGATGTAAATAAAAAAATAGACACATTACTCTATAATTTAAAAGAAGACCCAGCCAAAAAACGTATAAGCATAAACACTGCTAATGAATGTGTGGTTTTAGATGTTTCAAATATTATTTATTGTGAAGCTAAAGTAAATTATACTGACATTTACATTGAAAACGGAAAGAAAATTACAAGTTCAAAAACCTTAAAGCGTTTCGAAGAAATGCTAAAAGAAAGTGGTTTTTACAGGGTAAGTCAATCGTGTTTGGTAAACCTAAGTCACGTTAAAAAATACACAAAAACAAAACCGCCATACGCTGTAATGAGTAATGCTGAAAAAGTTAAAGTGTCGTTAAGCAGTAAAGAAGGGTTTTTAAAACAGTTGATTAATTTATAG
- a CDS encoding tetratricopeptide repeat protein — protein sequence MADSTRLNLLTDLGYYYYSINAKKGLKVLDQALLLAKSLKDIDKEARAYQYKGHNYSTIGNDSMALAMYDKAGEIYKAANNYNKQARLIYNKGLIYFNKSNYVKANRCNIEAFEAFKQANDSVLMAKMLNSIGINYMYLSDYPSSLSKYLDALAIYRDLKDTLSLDYANTTQNLGILYTKLKTYKKALVYHEKASKIYETLDYKYGLANSYNNIGNIYDYLKQQQKAIDNYRKSYGIMQKSDNKLGMANALTNIGIVNVGFKKHNEALNNFNKAKALYETLGNTNNLAIVHEYIGESYLNISSLHKAKNHYQKAYSLAEKSKSISLQVSALEGLTEVNKQLKDYKSAYNYINEAIILKDSFNSIEKKEELVRLEEKYKYQNEKNILENNHIQEQLLFANELERQKIIKTTYLAGGSIALCFVIGLMVFYKKKREADFNTKVATTELKALRAQMNPHFIFNTLNSINNYIVSNKVDDASNYLTKFSKLMRQTLEVSMYENITIEEDVKLLENYLDIEKKRIPNGFNYEIKIDDGIDKSNVLVPSMIMQPFVENSIWHGVSKLNGAGVITIQVKKLNNQQLCYSVEDNGVGITPANKKNTAHKSLGIKITNDRIAVLNKTKNINAQIKIINKSLGTRVEVILPFQLAYLNDD from the coding sequence TTGGCAGATTCTACTAGATTGAATTTGTTAACAGATTTAGGGTATTATTACTATTCCATTAATGCTAAAAAAGGGTTGAAAGTTTTAGATCAAGCTCTTTTGCTAGCCAAAAGTTTAAAAGACATAGATAAAGAGGCAAGAGCATACCAATACAAGGGGCATAATTACTCAACAATTGGTAATGATTCCATGGCATTAGCCATGTATGATAAGGCAGGTGAAATTTACAAAGCTGCCAATAATTACAATAAACAGGCAAGACTCATTTACAATAAGGGGCTCATATATTTCAATAAAAGCAATTATGTAAAGGCTAATAGGTGTAATATTGAAGCTTTTGAAGCATTTAAACAAGCAAATGATAGTGTGTTGATGGCAAAAATGCTTAATAGTATAGGTATAAATTATATGTATTTGTCTGACTATCCATCGTCTTTATCAAAATATTTAGACGCACTCGCCATTTATAGAGATTTAAAAGACACACTTAGTCTAGATTATGCTAATACCACCCAAAACCTTGGAATTTTATATACTAAGTTAAAAACATATAAAAAGGCATTAGTATACCATGAAAAAGCTTCGAAAATTTACGAAACTTTAGATTATAAATACGGTTTAGCCAATAGTTACAACAACATTGGTAACATTTATGATTATTTAAAACAGCAACAAAAAGCCATTGATAATTACAGAAAATCATATGGTATAATGCAAAAAAGTGACAATAAATTAGGAATGGCCAATGCCTTGACCAATATAGGCATTGTAAACGTTGGCTTTAAAAAACATAACGAAGCGCTAAACAATTTCAATAAAGCCAAAGCGCTTTATGAAACCCTTGGCAATACCAATAATTTAGCCATAGTTCATGAATACATTGGCGAAAGTTACTTGAACATAAGCAGTTTACATAAAGCAAAAAATCATTATCAAAAGGCTTATAGTTTGGCTGAAAAATCAAAAAGCATATCATTGCAAGTATCAGCTTTAGAAGGTTTAACAGAAGTAAACAAGCAGTTAAAAGACTATAAAAGCGCATATAATTATATTAATGAAGCTATAATATTAAAAGACAGTTTTAATTCTATTGAAAAGAAAGAAGAATTAGTAAGGCTTGAAGAAAAATATAAGTACCAAAATGAAAAAAATATATTAGAGAATAATCATATACAAGAGCAGTTGCTTTTTGCAAATGAGTTAGAGAGACAAAAAATTATAAAAACAACATATTTAGCAGGTGGTAGCATTGCGTTATGTTTTGTAATTGGATTAATGGTTTTTTATAAGAAAAAACGAGAAGCCGATTTTAACACCAAAGTTGCCACAACCGAATTAAAAGCGCTACGAGCACAAATGAACCCACATTTCATTTTCAATACGTTAAATTCTATCAATAATTATATTGTTAGTAATAAGGTTGATGATGCTTCAAATTATCTTACTAAATTTTCTAAACTCATGAGACAAACACTAGAGGTGTCTATGTATGAAAATATTACTATTGAAGAAGATGTAAAGCTGTTAGAAAATTATTTAGATATTGAAAAAAAACGCATTCCCAACGGATTTAATTATGAAATTAAAATTGATGATGGCATTGATAAAAGTAACGTTTTAGTACCGTCAATGATTATGCAACCGTTTGTTGAAAATAGTATTTGGCACGGTGTATCAAAACTTAACGGTGCTGGTGTAATTACTATTCAAGTTAAAAAATTGAACAACCAACAGCTGTGTTATAGTGTAGAAGATAACGGCGTGGGAATAACACCTGCAAACAAAAAGAATACGGCGCACAAATCATTGGGTATTAAAATTACAAACGATAGAATTGCAGTTTTAAACAAAACCAAAAATATAAACGCACAAATTAAAATTATTAATAAAAGTCTAGGTACAAGAGTTGAAGTAATATTGCCTTTTCAGTTAGCATATTTAAATGATGATTAA
- a CDS encoding glutamate synthase subunit beta, giving the protein MGKVTGFKEFDRQDEQYTPVQDRVKHYKEFTVPLSEEEITKQGSRCMDCGIPFCHSGCPLGNLIPDFNHMVHQGEWQKASWLLHATNNFPEFTGRLCPAPCEKSCVLGIIEDPVSIENIEKQIVERAFAEGWIKPQPPKTRTGKTIAVVGSGPAGLAAAQQLNRAGHTVTVFERDDEIGGLLRYGIPNFKMEKEIIDRRLAILEAEGITFKTNVNVGVNYDTKELKAFDAVVLCGGATERRSLPTPGIDADGVVQAMDFLTQQTKVLFGKKVENQVMATDKNVIVIGGGDTGSDCVGTSNRHGAKSVVNFEIMPKPPGHRSPTTPWPFWPLQLKTSSSHEEGVERNWLINTKEFITDENNKLTALKTVNVEWKMVPGERPQLIEVPGTEKTWPCDLALLALGFTGPESTLADKLGIEKDARSNYKAEYGKYQTNIPNIFTAGDMRRGQSLIVWAISEGREAARQVDIFLMGKSDLPSKDITGDLVAL; this is encoded by the coding sequence ATGGGAAAAGTAACCGGATTTAAAGAATTTGACAGACAAGATGAACAATACACCCCTGTTCAAGATAGGGTAAAACATTATAAAGAATTTACAGTTCCATTAAGCGAAGAAGAGATTACCAAACAAGGCTCTCGTTGTATGGATTGCGGTATTCCTTTTTGCCATAGTGGTTGCCCACTAGGTAATTTAATACCAGATTTTAACCACATGGTACACCAAGGCGAGTGGCAAAAAGCCTCTTGGTTATTGCACGCTACTAACAACTTCCCGGAGTTTACTGGGAGATTGTGCCCTGCGCCATGCGAAAAATCATGTGTATTGGGTATTATTGAAGACCCCGTATCCATCGAAAATATCGAAAAACAAATCGTTGAGCGCGCTTTCGCGGAAGGTTGGATAAAACCTCAGCCACCAAAAACCAGAACAGGAAAAACCATCGCCGTTGTTGGATCTGGTCCTGCTGGATTGGCTGCCGCACAACAACTCAATCGTGCCGGACACACCGTAACCGTTTTCGAAAGAGATGACGAAATCGGTGGGCTTTTACGCTACGGTATTCCTAACTTTAAAATGGAAAAGGAAATCATAGACCGTCGTTTAGCTATTTTGGAAGCCGAAGGTATCACCTTTAAAACCAATGTTAACGTTGGCGTTAATTACGACACCAAAGAACTTAAGGCTTTTGATGCCGTTGTGCTTTGTGGTGGTGCCACAGAAAGACGTAGCTTACCAACCCCAGGTATTGATGCCGATGGTGTGGTACAAGCTATGGATTTCTTAACCCAACAAACCAAAGTATTGTTTGGTAAAAAAGTGGAAAACCAAGTGATGGCAACTGACAAAAACGTTATTGTTATTGGTGGTGGTGATACGGGATCTGACTGTGTTGGAACCTCGAACCGTCACGGCGCCAAATCGGTAGTGAATTTCGAAATTATGCCGAAACCACCAGGGCACCGTTCGCCAACTACGCCTTGGCCATTTTGGCCATTGCAGCTTAAAACATCGTCTTCTCACGAAGAAGGTGTTGAGCGTAACTGGTTGATTAACACCAAAGAGTTCATTACGGACGAAAACAACAAATTAACCGCGCTGAAAACGGTTAACGTAGAGTGGAAAATGGTTCCGGGTGAGCGTCCTCAATTAATTGAAGTACCGGGTACTGAAAAAACTTGGCCATGCGATTTAGCGTTATTGGCATTAGGTTTTACAGGGCCAGAAAGCACTTTAGCTGATAAATTAGGTATTGAAAAAGATGCCCGTTCAAACTATAAGGCGGAATACGGAAAGTACCAAACCAATATCCCTAACATCTTTACTGCCGGTGATATGCGCCGCGGGCAGTCGTTAATTGTATGGGCTATTTCCGAAGGTCGTGAGGCCGCGCGTCAAGTAGATATTTTCTTGATGGGTAAATCAGACTTGCCTTCTAAAGATATAACAGGCGATTTGGTTGCTTTATAA